The DNA sequence GATTTTCCTCCATCTCAACAACTTATATCATTTTTTGCGACTAAACAAATTTAGCTTTTTTGCGATTTTACCATTTGCTTGTTAACCATTTCATTTATTTGCCTCAATTAAGTCTTTAAACCTCAACAGCTGTCTTGTTGGGGTTTATTATTGATGTCTTTCAACCATTTTTACGAGCAGTTCATTCAAACGGACACGCAGACTTTCAGGTTCCAGAACGGTGGCATAGTCTGCAAAGGTGATAAGCCAGCGGGGAAATCCATCGCTGATCCATTCTGTTTCAAAAGTGAGTTCTACTCCTTGTTCAGTTTCCACTTCTTCTGTGAGGCCATAATATTTTTTGGAATTCACCAGATGAGACATTATTTTTTTGTCTACCAAAAGTTTAGCTCTGACTTTATTTCCGTTTGATTTTTTACGGTAGTCATTCACCTGTCCGTATTCCTGTAAAAAGGGATTCAGGGTTTTTGAAATCTCTAAAATCCGGTCTATCCGAAATTGCCTGAAATCTTTTCTCAGGGTACAGAATGCCATGATATACCAAAAATTAAACTCAAAAAACATCCCGACAGTTTCAATAGTTCTGTTGTCTACCCTTCCATCTACTGTCTGATATCTGATATTTAGTTGGGTTTTGTCTGCAATGCTTTCTAAAATAATAGGAATCACATTTTTAAGAGAATCTCCGGAATCGGTATGGAAACTAAAAACATCAATCTGCTTTTCAATATTCTGAATAAGATTTTTATCAGAATTTCTCAATACTGAGCGTACTTTTTCCATGGCTGCCTGATAATGGCTTCCCAAACTTTGGTGGGAAAATTTCTGCATCAGCTTTTCGGCGGTAATGAAACTTAATACCTCTTCCTTAGTAAACATAATGGGAGGAAGTTTGTAGCCGTCCATTAAAGAATAGCCGTTACCTGCTTCACCCACAATGGGAATCCCTGCGTTTTCCAAAGTTTTTACATCACGGTAAATGGTTCTGATACTTACATCGAACTTTTCAGCCAGATCCTGCGCCCGAACAACAGGTTTAGACTGTAACTGGGTAAGGATAGCCGTTACCCGATCAAGTTTTTTAAGATAGTGATCGTTCATGATACAGCAAAGCTAA is a window from the Chryseobacterium indologenes genome containing:
- a CDS encoding helix-turn-helix transcriptional regulator, with amino-acid sequence MNDHYLKKLDRVTAILTQLQSKPVVRAQDLAEKFDVSIRTIYRDVKTLENAGIPIVGEAGNGYSLMDGYKLPPIMFTKEEVLSFITAEKLMQKFSHQSLGSHYQAAMEKVRSVLRNSDKNLIQNIEKQIDVFSFHTDSGDSLKNVIPIILESIADKTQLNIRYQTVDGRVDNRTIETVGMFFEFNFWYIMAFCTLRKDFRQFRIDRILEISKTLNPFLQEYGQVNDYRKKSNGNKVRAKLLVDKKIMSHLVNSKKYYGLTEEVETEQGVELTFETEWISDGFPRWLITFADYATVLEPESLRVRLNELLVKMVERHQ